A stretch of Linepithema humile isolate Giens D197 chromosome 3, Lhum_UNIL_v1.0, whole genome shotgun sequence DNA encodes these proteins:
- the LOC105676256 gene encoding 60S ribosome subunit biogenesis protein NIP7 homolog: protein MKQLSEERTKLVFEKLTKYIGSNVKHLIDRPDGIYCFREKKDRVYYVSQRILSLSNSVAPDNLLSLGTCFGKFTKSGKFKLHITALHYMAPYAQHKIWVKSSAEQQFLYGHHITKSGLGRITEGTSQYQGVIVLSMNDLPLGFGVAAKSTTDCKHADPMATICFHQADIGEYIRSEDTLL from the exons ATGAAGCAGTTGTCAGAAGAGAGAACAAAACTCGTATTCGAGAAACTAACAAAATA CATTGGTAGCAATGTAAAGCATTTGATAGATCGTCCAGACGGTATATATTGTTTCCGAGAGAAAAAGGACAGAGTATATTATGTATCACAAAGgattttatcattatcgaATAGTGTGGCACCTGATAACTTGTTAAGTTTAGGTACTTGTTTTGGAAAATTCACAAAATCAGGAAAGTTTAAACTGCATATTACTGCATTACATTATATGGCGCCTTATGCACAA cACAAAATTTGGGTAAAATCATCAGCAGAACAACAATTTCTGTATGGACATCATATTACAAAGTCAGGTCTCGGACGCATAACAGAAGGTACCTCTCAATATCAAGGTGTTATTGTGCTTTCCATGAATGACTTGCCACTG GGATTTGGCGTTGCTGCAAAAAGTACAACTGATTGCAAACATGCGGATCCTATGGCAACAATTTGCTTTCACCAAGCAGACATTGGAGAATATATTCGTTCAGAAgacacattattataa
- the LOC105676266 gene encoding transmembrane ascorbate-dependent reductase CYB561-like isoform X1 produces the protein MSNYPYEYVRCLDMEQIGDSPQRQSHSLEGFTPLITIAETCGGLLIILVVIWTTYYRNGFSWRSNPSLEFNWHPLLMTIGLVFLYANAMLLYRTQRNVRKRRLKLTHAGMMLFIVMLTVIALVAAFDSHNLASPPIPNMYTLHSWVGLTTVILFCCQWVAGCVTFLFPGLQTPLRASYMPIHVYFGVAAFIGAIVSCLLGLNEKAFFVLKDKYAAFESEGVLINIIGLLLISFGSLSVYLVTQERYRRLPRPEDDVLLAR, from the exons atgTCAAATTATCCATATGAATATGTAAGATGTCTAG atATGGAACAAATAGGAGACTCGCCTCAAAGACAATCCCATTCTTTGGAAGGATTTACTCCCCTTATCACCATCGCTGAAACATGTGGTGGGcttcttataattttagtaGTGATATGGACAACTTATTACAGAAACGGTTTCTCCTGGAGATCTAATCCAAGCCTAGAATTTAATTGGCATCCTTTATTAATGACTATTGGACTTGTGTTTCTATACGCCAATG CTATGCTTCTCTACAGAACACAAAGAAATGTTCGCAAACGACGACTAAAGCTGACGCATGCAGGAATgatgttatttattgttatgttAACAGTGATCGCTTTAGTAGCAGCTTTTGACAGCCACAACTTAGCTTCTCCTCCTATACCGAATATGTATACACTGCACAGCTGGGTGGGATTGACgactgtaatattattttgttgccAG TGGGTTGCCGGATGTGTCACATTCCTCTTTCCTGGACTGCAAACTCCATTACGAGCTTCTTACATGCcgatacatgtatattttggCGTTGCAGCTTTTATTGGTGCAATTGTATCGTGCTTATTGGGACTCAAtgaaaaagcattttttgtATTGAA GGATAAATACGCAGCTTTCGAATCTGAAGGAgtgttgataaatattataggaTTGCTACTCATATCATTTGGAAGTTTATCTGTGTATTTGGTGACGCAGGAACGTTATCGACGTTTGCCAAGACCCGAGGATGACGTCTTACTAGCCCGCTGA
- the LOC105676266 gene encoding transmembrane ascorbate-dependent reductase CYB561-like isoform X2, which yields MEQIGDSPQRQSHSLEGFTPLITIAETCGGLLIILVVIWTTYYRNGFSWRSNPSLEFNWHPLLMTIGLVFLYANAMLLYRTQRNVRKRRLKLTHAGMMLFIVMLTVIALVAAFDSHNLASPPIPNMYTLHSWVGLTTVILFCCQWVAGCVTFLFPGLQTPLRASYMPIHVYFGVAAFIGAIVSCLLGLNEKAFFVLKDKYAAFESEGVLINIIGLLLISFGSLSVYLVTQERYRRLPRPEDDVLLAR from the exons ATGGAACAAATAGGAGACTCGCCTCAAAGACAATCCCATTCTTTGGAAGGATTTACTCCCCTTATCACCATCGCTGAAACATGTGGTGGGcttcttataattttagtaGTGATATGGACAACTTATTACAGAAACGGTTTCTCCTGGAGATCTAATCCAAGCCTAGAATTTAATTGGCATCCTTTATTAATGACTATTGGACTTGTGTTTCTATACGCCAATG CTATGCTTCTCTACAGAACACAAAGAAATGTTCGCAAACGACGACTAAAGCTGACGCATGCAGGAATgatgttatttattgttatgttAACAGTGATCGCTTTAGTAGCAGCTTTTGACAGCCACAACTTAGCTTCTCCTCCTATACCGAATATGTATACACTGCACAGCTGGGTGGGATTGACgactgtaatattattttgttgccAG TGGGTTGCCGGATGTGTCACATTCCTCTTTCCTGGACTGCAAACTCCATTACGAGCTTCTTACATGCcgatacatgtatattttggCGTTGCAGCTTTTATTGGTGCAATTGTATCGTGCTTATTGGGACTCAAtgaaaaagcattttttgtATTGAA GGATAAATACGCAGCTTTCGAATCTGAAGGAgtgttgataaatattataggaTTGCTACTCATATCATTTGGAAGTTTATCTGTGTATTTGGTGACGCAGGAACGTTATCGACGTTTGCCAAGACCCGAGGATGACGTCTTACTAGCCCGCTGA
- the Cht11 gene encoding chitinase-3-like protein 2, which translates to MVNHIAVPQAKYELLTDTRQPRWRTQVVCLALTFLIVGFLFILRGWFGILSILKAPKVDRFAEAQTDNAASAAWLRRARMYAESAKENQNADRNTSVSATEQYHRNTTGQVIVCYYTIPGNLNTSWELSPSHIDPHLCTHIIVGFASVVNCTLDIGDNGWIYERVVALKNREPRLKVMISAGGNTELHDGFSEMVKNHANRKRFIQSVLNVIKTFHLDGFDVDWEFPAWLGADEREKIHFAQLLQELRKEFDHSGQNLILTVAVAAPQAIVDQSYSVPEMAEHVDFINLMSYDYHFYVWYFPVTDLNAPLFPRSTETGYLSTLNVNFSAQYWIAKGMPREKIVVGIPAYGHSYMLDNPLNHNLQAPASGIGKLGDQGFVRYSTTCQFIKSGAGSVFNKESRVPYAFKGREWISYDNEESVYYKSEWIRTNGFKGAMILSLNVDDWNGTCYGANETFPLTRIVTKVLFKDSDK; encoded by the exons aTGGTTAACCACATAGCTGTGCCGCAGGccaaatatgaattattaactGACACACGACA ACCGCGCTGGAGAACACAAGTCGTCTGTCTCGCCCTGACATTCCTGATCGTCGGCTTTCTATTCATTCTGCGCGGTTGGTTCGGCATACTCAGTATCCTGAAGGCACCGAAGGTTGATCGGTTTGCGGAGGCACAGACTGACAATGCCGCGAGCGCTGCGTGGCTACGTCGGGCTCGGATGTACGCCGAGTCGGCGAAGGAGAATCAGAATGCGGACAGGAACACAAGTGTCAGTGCAACGGAACAATACCACCGCAATACCACCGG CCAGGTCATCGTTTGCTACTACACAATACCGGGGAACCTGAACACGTCGTGGGAGCTCAGTCCGTCGCACATTGACCCTCATCTTTGTACGCATATTATCGTGGGTTTTGCGAGCGTGGTGAACTGCACGCTCGATATCGGCGACAACGGGTGGATATACGAGCGAGTAGTTGCTTTAAAAAATCGCGAACCTAGACTGAAGGTCATGATCAGCGCCGGCGGAAATACTGAGCTCCACGATGGCTTCTCCGAGATGGTGAAAAATCATGCGAATAGAAAAAG atttatacAATCagtattaaatgtaattaaaactttcCATTTGGACGGTTTCGACGTCGACTGGGAGTTTCCAGCATGGTTGGGAGCCGACGAGCGTGAGAAGATACATTTCGCGCAATTGTTACAAGAATTGCGGAAGGAATTTGATCATAGCGgacagaatttaattttaacagtaGCAGTTGCGGCACCACAGGCCATTGTGGATCAAAGTTATAGTGTTCCTGAAATGGCAGA ACACGTCGACTTTATAAATCTGATGTCGTACGACTATCACTTCTACGTTTGGTACTTCCCAGTCACGGATTTGAACGCCCCGCTCTTTCCTCGTAGCACAGAAACGGGTTATCTGTCCACTTTAAATGTGAATTTCTCTGCTCAATACTGGATAGCGAAGGGAATGCCACGGGAGAAGATCGTCGTTGGCATACCAGCTTACGGTCACTCTTACATGCTGGACAACCCGTTGAATCACAATCTGCAAGCTCCCGCGAGCGGAATCGGAAAGCTTGGCGACCAAGGCTTCGTGCGTTATTCTACGACttgtcaatttattaaatccgGAGCTGGGAGtgtctttaataaagaaagtCGCGTGCCGTATGCGTTTAAAGGCAGAGAATGGATATCTTACGACAACGAGGAGAGCGTCTATTACAAG AGCGAGTGGATTCGTACGAATGGTTTCAAAGGAGCGATGATTCTCTCTTTAAACGTGGACGATTGGAACGGCACTTGTTACGGTGCAAACGAAACATTCCCTCTGACGCGTATCGTCacgaaagtattatttaagGATTCGGACAAGTAA